One Sphingomonas endolithica DNA segment encodes these proteins:
- a CDS encoding J domain-containing protein — MARSSSRSADWGFPRWRGYGESGFEAVTVRLCDRHGCEEKGDCPAPKSPNSPERWYFCQVHAGEYNRGWNYFEGLTAEEAAERERAETQTADGYTESKHNSWAGPGDGSRSRDEMRALDLLGLEPDVEFAAVKLAWRKLAKDSHPDLRPGDAEAARRFREVQAAYDVLRVAEEMREWKPAV, encoded by the coding sequence ATGGCGCGTTCCTCTTCAAGATCAGCAGATTGGGGCTTTCCCCGTTGGCGTGGCTACGGCGAGTCGGGCTTCGAAGCGGTGACCGTGCGGCTGTGCGATCGGCATGGCTGCGAGGAAAAGGGCGATTGCCCCGCGCCCAAATCGCCCAACAGCCCCGAACGCTGGTATTTCTGCCAGGTGCATGCCGGCGAGTATAATCGCGGGTGGAATTATTTCGAAGGCCTGACCGCCGAGGAAGCCGCCGAGCGCGAGCGCGCCGAAACGCAAACTGCGGACGGCTATACCGAATCGAAGCATAATAGTTGGGCAGGGCCCGGCGACGGCAGCCGCTCGCGAGACGAGATGCGCGCGCTCGACTTGTTGGGGCTGGAGCCGGATGTGGAATTCGCCGCGGTGAAGCTTGCCTGGCGCAAGCTGGCCAAGGACAGCCATCCCGATCTACGTCCCGGCGACGCCGAGGCGGCCAGGCGCTTCCGGGAGGTGCAGGCGGCTTATGACGTGCTGCGCGTGGCCGAGGAGATGCGGGAGTGGAAGCCCGCGGTTTGA
- the pspF gene encoding phage shock protein operon transcriptional activator produces MERTTQVIGQSNVFLDVLERASRAAALDRPVLVIGERGTGKELVAERLHRLSPRWDHPLVVMNCAALPETLIEAELFGHEAGAFTGATKARVGRFEEADGGTLFLDELGTLSMGAQERLLRAVEYGEITRIGSSRPLRVDVRIVAATNEHLPAKVERHQFRADLLDRLSFEVVTLPPLRARPGDVMVLADHFGRRMSAELGRDAWDGFGPSAIDALVQYQWPGNVRELRNVVERAVYRWEHVGPIEHIEFDPFHSPYQPASIAPAVASPAAVAGSVETAIAATSTPALGGDFKTRIARFERELLERALAENRFNQRTTAEALGLSYDQLRHALKRHGLISAGPSESVA; encoded by the coding sequence ATGGAGCGGACAACACAGGTCATTGGGCAGTCGAACGTTTTTCTGGACGTGCTGGAGCGTGCGAGCCGTGCTGCCGCTCTGGACCGTCCGGTGCTCGTGATCGGCGAGCGGGGGACGGGCAAGGAACTGGTCGCCGAGCGGCTGCACCGCCTGTCCCCGCGTTGGGATCATCCGCTGGTCGTGATGAACTGCGCGGCGTTGCCCGAGACGCTGATCGAGGCGGAATTGTTCGGCCATGAGGCGGGCGCCTTCACGGGCGCGACCAAGGCGCGGGTGGGGCGGTTCGAGGAAGCCGATGGCGGTACGCTGTTCCTCGACGAGCTCGGCACGCTCTCGATGGGCGCGCAGGAGCGGCTGCTCCGTGCAGTTGAATATGGCGAGATTACGCGGATCGGCTCGTCGCGCCCACTGCGCGTCGATGTGCGCATCGTCGCGGCCACCAACGAGCATCTGCCGGCGAAGGTCGAGCGGCATCAGTTCCGCGCCGATCTGCTCGACCGGCTTTCGTTCGAGGTCGTCACGTTGCCGCCACTGCGTGCCCGTCCCGGCGACGTGATGGTGCTCGCCGATCATTTCGGCCGGCGCATGTCGGCCGAACTCGGTCGCGACGCCTGGGACGGGTTTGGGCCAAGCGCGATCGATGCGCTGGTGCAGTATCAGTGGCCGGGCAATGTCCGCGAACTCCGCAACGTGGTCGAACGTGCAGTCTATCGCTGGGAGCATGTCGGGCCGATCGAACATATCGAGTTCGACCCTTTTCATTCGCCCTATCAGCCGGCGAGCATCGCGCCCGCCGTTGCTTCTCCGGCAGCCGTCGCGGGGTCGGTGGAGACGGCGATCGCTGCTACTTCCACTCCGGCACTAGGCGGCGATTTCAAGACCCGCATCGCGCGCTTCGAACGCGAACTGCTGGAGCGCGCTTTGGCGGAGAACCGCTTCAACCAGCGCACCACGGCTGAGGCGCTCGGCCTCAGCTACGATCAGTTGCGCCACGCCCTGAAGCGCCACGGGCTAATTTCAGCCGGGCCTTCGGAATCGGTTGCGTAA
- the ftsY gene encoding signal recognition particle-docking protein FtsY produces MSTAWHDKLLGGFKRTSDRLIGNLAGLGAARLDTATLDDIEEALIASDLGPETAARIRARLAEGSFERNMEELGIRLIVAEEIEKVLAKVAKPLEIEAFPRPQVILVIGVNGSGKTTTIAKLAHLLMEQDYAVMLAAGDTFRAAAIGQLATWAKRVGVPIISGKEGGDAAGIVYEAVKQATAIGTDVLIVDTAGRLQNKRELMDELSKIRRVLGRLNPAAPHDVVLVLDATTGQNALSQIEVFSKDAGVTGLVMTKLDGTARGGVLVAAAEKYGLPIHAIGVGEQMGDLRPFDPNEVARIIAGVERVQK; encoded by the coding sequence ATGAGCACCGCCTGGCACGACAAGCTGCTCGGCGGCTTCAAGCGTACCTCCGATCGGCTGATCGGCAATCTTGCGGGGCTTGGCGCCGCCCGGCTCGATACCGCGACGCTCGATGATATCGAGGAGGCGCTGATCGCCTCGGACCTCGGCCCCGAGACCGCCGCGCGCATCCGTGCGCGCCTGGCGGAGGGCAGTTTCGAGCGCAACATGGAGGAGCTCGGCATCCGCCTGATCGTGGCGGAAGAGATCGAGAAGGTCCTCGCCAAGGTGGCAAAGCCGCTTGAGATCGAGGCTTTCCCGCGGCCGCAGGTGATCCTCGTCATCGGCGTCAACGGCTCGGGCAAGACAACGACGATCGCCAAGCTCGCGCACCTACTAATGGAGCAGGATTATGCGGTGATGCTGGCAGCCGGCGACACGTTCCGCGCCGCCGCGATCGGCCAGCTCGCCACTTGGGCCAAACGGGTCGGCGTGCCGATCATTTCGGGCAAGGAAGGCGGCGACGCGGCGGGAATCGTCTACGAAGCGGTCAAGCAGGCGACGGCGATCGGCACCGACGTGCTGATCGTCGATACCGCTGGACGGTTGCAGAACAAGCGCGAGTTGATGGATGAACTGAGCAAGATCCGCCGTGTCCTGGGGCGCCTCAACCCCGCCGCGCCGCATGACGTGGTGCTGGTGCTCGATGCCACCACCGGCCAGAACGCGCTCAGCCAGATCGAGGTGTTCAGCAAGGATGCCGGGGTGACTGGTCTGGTCATGACCAAGCTCGACGGCACGGCGCGTGGCGGCGTGCTGGTCGCCGCGGCGGAGAAATACGGCCTGCCGATCCACGCAATCGGGGTCGGCGAACAAATGGGCGATCTGCGCCCGTTCGATCCGAACGAGGTGGCGCGGATCATTGCCGGCGTGGAGCGGGTGCAGAAGTGA
- a CDS encoding septation protein A yields the protein MNTAPARPPISTGLRLAIDIGPLAVFFLVNMFAPGIALTKLLAATVAFMIASAAAMIVSKVKTGHISPMLWISGTLVLVFGGLTLYFHDGTFIKMKPTFVYTMFAAILAYGLATRKPLLQMLLDTAYPGVNAEGWRKLTRNWAIFFVLMALLNEYVWRTYAPLPDSDTKVWAGFKLWGAVPLTLIFAFANVPMLLKHGLKVADDLPVPPEG from the coding sequence ATGAACACTGCCCCTGCCCGTCCCCCGATCTCGACCGGCCTGCGCCTGGCGATCGATATCGGCCCGCTTGCCGTGTTCTTCCTCGTCAACATGTTCGCGCCCGGTATTGCGCTGACTAAGCTTCTCGCTGCGACGGTCGCCTTCATGATCGCCAGCGCCGCGGCGATGATCGTGTCCAAGGTAAAGACCGGACACATTTCACCGATGCTGTGGATCTCGGGCACCCTGGTGCTCGTGTTCGGCGGGCTGACGCTGTATTTCCACGACGGCACCTTCATCAAGATGAAGCCCACCTTCGTGTACACGATGTTCGCCGCGATCCTGGCTTACGGTCTGGCGACGCGTAAGCCGCTGCTGCAGATGCTGTTGGATACCGCCTATCCAGGGGTCAACGCCGAAGGGTGGCGCAAACTGACGCGCAATTGGGCGATATTCTTCGTGCTGATGGCGCTCCTCAACGAATATGTCTGGCGGACATACGCGCCGCTGCCGGATTCCGACACTAAGGTGTGGGCCGGTTTCAAGTTGTGGGGTGCAGTGCCGCTGACATTGATCTTCGCGTTTGCCAACGTGCCCATGCTGCTGAAGCATGGATTGAAGGTCGCGGACGATCTGCCGGTGCCGCCGGAGGGCTGA
- a CDS encoding chemotaxis protein CheB, protein MSIQPISTGASAPSASGTRPAILIVDDSAVARAVIGRAIEGSGRFVLAGAVQSVTAAIEFLRHRHVDAILLDIEMPGIDGLSALPDLLAASDQAKILIVSSTCREGALTTVQALALGAADTLIKPGGGAFAGRFAQVLIDKISRLFEVQAPLPEPAPTAPASIAVSGFDIVAIGASTGGIHALSQLFQHIPPAFPLPMLITQHLPTSFMPYFAAQIAVLAGRPCDIAVDRLRIRPGRVIIAPGDAHLRVVSLGGGEASIRLTHEAVRSGCMPSVDPMFESLAEVYGSRALAVVLSGMGSDGSDGARHIVEAGGSVIVQDKASSVVWGMPGTIAGAGRASAILPPEQIGQLIATRQRPS, encoded by the coding sequence ATGTCGATCCAGCCCATCTCGACGGGCGCCTCCGCGCCGTCCGCATCCGGCACCAGGCCCGCCATCCTGATCGTCGACGATTCGGCGGTGGCACGCGCGGTGATCGGGCGCGCGATCGAGGGTAGTGGCCGGTTCGTGCTGGCCGGAGCCGTCCAGAGCGTGACGGCCGCGATAGAGTTTCTGCGCCACCGTCATGTCGATGCCATCCTGCTCGATATCGAGATGCCGGGCATTGACGGGCTGAGCGCCTTGCCCGATCTGCTTGCCGCGAGCGACCAGGCCAAGATCCTGATCGTCTCCTCCACTTGCAGGGAGGGCGCCCTGACGACGGTGCAGGCTCTTGCGCTAGGGGCTGCCGATACGTTGATCAAGCCCGGCGGCGGGGCGTTCGCCGGCCGTTTCGCTCAAGTGCTGATCGACAAGATATCGCGCTTGTTCGAGGTGCAGGCGCCTCTGCCGGAGCCGGCGCCAACGGCGCCGGCGTCTATCGCGGTCAGCGGTTTCGATATCGTCGCGATCGGCGCCTCGACCGGCGGAATCCACGCGCTCAGCCAGCTGTTCCAGCACATACCGCCTGCTTTCCCGCTGCCGATGCTGATCACACAGCACCTGCCGACATCGTTCATGCCGTATTTCGCGGCACAAATTGCCGTGCTCGCCGGCCGGCCCTGTGACATCGCGGTCGATCGGCTCCGCATCCGCCCAGGCCGCGTGATCATCGCGCCGGGCGACGCCCATCTGCGCGTCGTTAGCCTGGGCGGCGGGGAGGCCTCGATCCGCTTGACGCACGAAGCGGTTCGTAGCGGCTGTATGCCCTCGGTCGACCCGATGTTCGAAAGCCTGGCCGAGGTGTACGGATCGCGTGCGCTCGCCGTCGTGCTGAGCGGCATGGGCAGCGATGGCAGCGATGGCGCGCGCCACATCGTCGAGGCTGGCGGCAGTGTGATCGTGCAGGACAAAGCGAGCTCTGTCGTTTGGGGCATGCCGGGCACGATCGCGGGCGCTGGCCGTGCGAGTGCGATCCTGCCGCCCGAGCAGATCGGGCAGCTGATCGCGACGCGGCAGCGGCCGTCATGA
- the pspB gene encoding envelope stress response membrane protein PspB, which translates to MEDIFVPLIAITSLFIGMPWIILHYVTKWKQAPKITQEDEGLLDELYSLARRLEDRLHTVERIVAADNPDWKPAARVDQSDDYLSRRN; encoded by the coding sequence ATGGAAGACATCTTCGTACCGCTGATCGCGATCACCTCGCTCTTCATCGGGATGCCGTGGATCATCCTCCACTACGTCACCAAGTGGAAGCAGGCGCCCAAGATCACGCAGGAAGACGAAGGCCTGCTCGACGAGCTCTACTCGCTCGCCCGCCGGCTGGAAGACCGCCTGCACACCGTCGAGCGCATCGTCGCTGCCGACAATCCCGACTGGAAGCCCGCCGCGCGGGTCGACCAATCGGACGACTATCTTTCGAGGAGGAACTGA
- a CDS encoding N-acetylmuramoyl-L-alanine amidase — MTMIDTASPNFDERLLPITMIVLHYTGMESAEAAIRRLTDPLAKVSAHYLVNEDGVVLRMVAEDKRAWHAGRSHWRGITDVNSASIGIEIVNPGHEFGYRPFAEEQIDALLPLIAEIKQRYDIGRGNVVGHSDIAPTRKQDPGELFPWARLAKVRLALPRPTKNLMDPGWTDGGFLLALERFGYDVADKLAAVVAFQRRFRPELIDGEIDAECRCILLALLLPKPQGD; from the coding sequence ATGACGATGATCGACACAGCATCGCCCAATTTCGACGAACGCCTGCTGCCGATCACGATGATCGTGCTGCATTATACTGGCATGGAAAGCGCCGAGGCGGCGATCCGCCGCCTGACCGACCCGCTCGCCAAGGTCTCCGCGCATTATCTCGTCAACGAGGATGGCGTGGTGCTGCGTATGGTCGCCGAGGACAAGCGCGCCTGGCACGCCGGCCGCTCGCATTGGCGCGGCATCACCGACGTCAACAGCGCGAGCATCGGCATCGAGATAGTCAATCCCGGCCATGAATTCGGCTATCGCCCCTTTGCCGAGGAACAGATCGACGCGCTGCTGCCGCTGATCGCCGAGATCAAGCAGCGCTACGATATCGGGCGCGGTAACGTCGTCGGGCATTCCGATATCGCGCCGACGCGCAAGCAGGATCCGGGCGAACTGTTCCCCTGGGCGCGCCTCGCCAAGGTCCGCCTGGCTTTGCCGCGCCCGACCAAGAACCTCATGGATCCCGGCTGGACCGACGGCGGCTTCCTGCTCGCGCTGGAACGTTTCGGCTACGACGTGGCGGACAAGCTGGCGGCGGTGGTGGCTTTCCAGCGCCGGTTTAGGCCCGAGCTGATCGACGGCGAGATCGACGCCGAATGCCGCTGCATCCTGCTCGCCTTGCTGTTGCCCAAGCCGCAGGGTGATTGA
- a CDS encoding superoxide dismutase translates to MAFELPPLPYAYDALEPTISKETMTFHHDKHHAAYTTKLNEGVAADPKLEGKTIEEILGMISTLPPLVRNNGGGFWNHDFFWKIMGPEGSTQPSGKLAEAIQTYGGLDKLKEDFNTKGAGQFGSGWAWVIADESGALKVVSTPNQDNPLMDDAKDKGTPILGNDVWEHAYYLTYMNDRPGYLKAWWNVVNWDAAGAIYDSAVG, encoded by the coding sequence ATGGCTTTCGAACTTCCCCCGCTGCCTTATGCGTATGACGCGCTGGAGCCCACGATCTCCAAGGAGACGATGACGTTCCATCACGACAAGCATCACGCCGCCTACACGACCAAGCTCAACGAAGGCGTCGCTGCCGACCCCAAGCTGGAAGGCAAGACGATCGAGGAGATCCTCGGCATGATCTCGACGCTGCCGCCGCTGGTGCGCAACAATGGCGGTGGCTTCTGGAACCACGATTTCTTCTGGAAAATCATGGGACCTGAAGGATCGACTCAGCCCTCGGGCAAGCTCGCCGAAGCAATCCAGACCTATGGCGGGCTCGACAAGCTCAAGGAAGATTTCAACACCAAGGGCGCGGGCCAGTTCGGCTCGGGCTGGGCATGGGTGATCGCCGACGAAAGCGGCGCGCTGAAGGTCGTCTCGACGCCGAACCAGGATAATCCGCTGATGGACGATGCCAAGGACAAGGGCACGCCGATCCTGGGCAATGACGTCTGGGAACACGCTTATTACCTCACCTACATGAACGATCGGCCGGGCTATCTGAAGGCGTGGTGGAACGTCGTGAACTGGGATGCGGCTGGCGCGATCTACGACAGCGCGGTCGGCTAA
- a CDS encoding CheR family methyltransferase — MIAHAHRPVDHNRPGSAFQIVAALLERNTGQQIGPERFWRIETALQPILRDRGLKTLDTLASEILAGTDHVLIDRVVDALLNQESSFFRDAAVLEMVAAAVADMAAEAPTRNVRVWSAGCSVGQEPLSLAMLFSEQVAATGGRRPELLATDVSEAAIARARAARYSQFEIQRGLPVKRMLQWFDTDAGDWVASRDLVRQISYRRLNLVADLLPVGKFDLVLCRNVLLYLTPVLRRQVLDRLATAIRPGGLLVLGAGETVIGQTEAFRPSTRYRGLYEVTA, encoded by the coding sequence ATGATCGCGCACGCCCATCGGCCGGTGGACCACAATCGGCCCGGAAGCGCCTTCCAGATCGTGGCGGCATTGCTGGAACGGAACACCGGGCAGCAGATCGGCCCGGAGCGATTTTGGCGGATCGAGACCGCGTTGCAGCCGATCCTGCGCGACCGTGGGCTGAAAACGCTGGATACGCTGGCCAGCGAAATCCTGGCGGGGACCGATCATGTGCTGATCGACCGCGTGGTCGACGCACTTCTCAACCAGGAAAGCTCGTTCTTCCGCGACGCTGCGGTTTTGGAAATGGTGGCGGCGGCCGTTGCCGACATGGCGGCGGAAGCACCCACCCGTAACGTCCGCGTCTGGTCGGCCGGCTGCTCGGTCGGGCAGGAGCCGCTGTCGCTCGCCATGCTGTTCAGCGAACAGGTGGCGGCCACCGGCGGGCGCCGGCCCGAACTGCTCGCCACTGACGTCTCGGAAGCGGCGATCGCCCGCGCCCGCGCCGCGCGCTATTCGCAGTTCGAGATCCAGCGCGGACTGCCGGTCAAGCGGATGCTGCAATGGTTCGATACCGATGCCGGCGACTGGGTGGCCAGCCGCGATCTGGTGCGGCAGATTTCCTATCGCCGGCTCAATCTCGTCGCGGATCTGTTGCCGGTGGGCAAGTTCGATCTCGTGCTGTGCCGCAACGTCCTGCTGTACCTCACGCCGGTTTTGCGCCGCCAGGTGCTCGACCGGCTGGCGACCGCGATCCGGCCGGGCGGCCTGCTCGTGCTGGGTGCGGGCGAGACGGTGATCGGGCAGACCGAGGCATTCCGCCCCTCGACGCGCTATCGCGGCCTCTACGAAGTGACCGCCTGA
- the pspA gene encoding phage shock protein PspA, whose product MGIFSRTRDIVAANFTDLLDKAEDPSKMIRMIILEMEETLVEVRASAARTIADQKEMRRHIDKLGKLQDSWTEKAELALSKDREDLAKAALVEKQKAADMAGQLTAEITVLDDALRSAEEDIAKLQKKLSEARTRQNQIVTRLETAHNRFKLREMYAGQKVEDAFSRFDILDRRVDMAEGRAEAAGLGGAPKTLDEEIAELKSAEKVDAELAAMKARIGRDG is encoded by the coding sequence ATGGGCATTTTCTCCCGCACCCGCGACATCGTCGCCGCCAACTTCACCGACCTGCTCGACAAGGCAGAGGATCCGTCGAAGATGATCCGCATGATCATCCTCGAAATGGAGGAGACCCTGGTCGAAGTCCGCGCCTCTGCCGCGCGCACCATCGCCGATCAGAAGGAAATGCGCCGCCACATCGACAAGCTCGGCAAGCTGCAGGACAGCTGGACCGAAAAGGCCGAACTGGCGCTGTCCAAGGATCGCGAGGATCTCGCCAAGGCCGCTCTGGTCGAGAAGCAAAAGGCGGCCGACATGGCCGGCCAGCTGACCGCCGAGATCACCGTGCTCGACGATGCCCTGCGCAGCGCCGAGGAAGACATCGCCAAGCTCCAGAAGAAGCTGAGCGAGGCACGGACCCGGCAGAACCAGATCGTCACCCGTCTGGAGACGGCGCACAACCGCTTCAAGCTGCGCGAGATGTATGCCGGCCAGAAGGTGGAAGACGCGTTCTCGCGCTTCGACATCCTGGATCGACGGGTCGACATGGCCGAAGGCCGCGCCGAAGCAGCGGGCCTGGGCGGCGCACCCAAGACGCTGGACGAAGAGATCGCCGAGTTGAAATCGGCCGAGAAGGTCGATGCCGAACTGGCGGCGATGAAGGCCCGTATCGGCCGGGACGGTTGA
- a CDS encoding (2Fe-2S) ferredoxin domain-containing protein: protein MEARGLRAVPSNWSDTLLVCGKCSKKLGGGFGPKGKTTLGRAMRRELGLAKGRKAALGIVEVKCLGICPKGAVTVLRGSDPHNWSLVPAGADVAEVTATLRPEQR from the coding sequence GTGGAAGCCCGCGGTTTGAGGGCTGTCCCGTCCAACTGGTCGGACACGCTGCTCGTGTGCGGCAAATGCTCAAAGAAACTGGGCGGCGGCTTCGGCCCGAAAGGCAAGACGACGCTCGGCAGGGCGATGCGGCGCGAGCTTGGTCTCGCCAAGGGGCGCAAGGCGGCGCTCGGCATTGTCGAGGTTAAATGCCTTGGCATCTGTCCCAAGGGCGCAGTCACCGTGCTGCGCGGCAGCGATCCGCACAACTGGAGCCTGGTTCCCGCCGGCGCCGATGTCGCCGAGGTGACGGCAACCCTACGCCCGGAGCAGCGTTGA
- a CDS encoding SufE family protein — protein sequence MPSLSDLQDEYSFLDADDRYRLLIDLGRDLEPMPEALKTEATLVRGCSASVWVYPMVRDDGTLHFLADSNAAITKGIIALVLQTVQDQAPAPILATSIDDELAPFDLKNQLSSNRTQGIPNMIALIRQTAERYAA from the coding sequence ATGCCCAGTCTGTCCGACCTCCAAGACGAATATAGCTTCCTCGACGCCGATGATCGCTATCGCCTACTGATCGATCTGGGACGCGATCTGGAACCGATGCCGGAAGCTCTAAAGACCGAGGCGACGTTGGTGCGGGGCTGTTCCGCGTCGGTATGGGTCTATCCGATGGTGCGCGACGATGGCACGCTCCACTTCCTTGCCGACAGCAACGCCGCGATCACCAAGGGGATCATCGCCCTGGTATTGCAGACCGTGCAGGATCAGGCGCCCGCCCCGATCCTCGCCACCAGCATCGACGACGAGCTCGCACCGTTCGATCTCAAGAACCAGCTGAGCTCCAACCGGACCCAGGGCATTCCGAACATGATCGCGCTGATCCGCCAGACCGCCGAGCGTTACGCCGCCTGA
- the pspC gene encoding envelope stress response membrane protein PspC encodes MSASRTKFYVDKQNRKWLGVCAGIADYTGVDVTWVRVGTVVLTLAGGFPWTLIAYWLVAWMADNKPAGLYEDREEQKFWQGVRSNPKRSTAEIRSSFRDIDRRLADIEMHYTSRNSRLANEIDSLR; translated from the coding sequence ATGTCCGCCAGCCGCACCAAATTCTACGTCGACAAGCAGAACCGCAAATGGCTCGGCGTCTGTGCCGGGATCGCCGACTATACCGGGGTCGATGTCACCTGGGTCCGCGTCGGCACCGTGGTCTTGACACTCGCCGGGGGCTTCCCCTGGACGCTGATCGCTTATTGGCTGGTCGCCTGGATGGCCGACAACAAGCCCGCCGGCCTGTACGAAGACCGTGAGGAACAGAAGTTCTGGCAGGGCGTGCGCTCCAACCCGAAGCGCTCGACCGCGGAAATCCGCTCCAGCTTCCGCGACATCGATCGCCGGCTCGCCGACATCGAGATGCATTACACCAGCCGCAACAGCCGGTTGGCCAACGAGATCGACAGCCTGCGCTGA